The Zingiber officinale cultivar Zhangliang chromosome 10A, Zo_v1.1, whole genome shotgun sequence genome contains a region encoding:
- the LOC122027551 gene encoding ferritin-3, chloroplastic-like — protein sequence MLLQAPQFGLLAASVSASDASPRTADVSGGRFPFPFSHLKISKEGRRLGPILAAEGGQAITGVVFQPFEELKRIEASLVPIALDQSLARQKYTDDCEAAINVQINVEYNVSYAYHALFAYFDRDNVALKGLAKFFEESSDEERDHAEKLIKYQNKRGGRVKLLPIVTPLTEFDHPEKGDALYAMELALALEKLTNEKLLQLHSVAQNANDPQLTDFIESEFLEEQVETIKKVSEYVAQLRRVGKGHGVWHFDQKLLHEGDAA from the exons ATGCTTCTCCAGGCTCCTCAGTTCGGTCTTCTCGCCGCCTCCGTCTCCGCCTCCGACGCCTCTCCTCGTACGGCGGACGTCAGTGGTGGAAGGTTTCCGTTTCCCTTCTCCCACTTGAAGATCTCGAAGGAGGGGCGTCGGCTAGGACCAATACTCGCCGCCGAGGGCGGGCAAGCCATCACTGGTGTCGTGTTCCAGCCGTTCGAGGAGCTCAAGAGAATTGAGGCGTCTCTCGTCCCCATCGCCCTCGATCAGTCCCTCGCCCGCCAGAAATACACCGACGACTGCGAAGCGGCCATTAATGTTCAGATCAA CGTGGAATACAATGTCTCCTATGCGTATCATGCTCTGTTTGCTTACTTTGATCGAGATAATGTTGCGCTAAAAGGCCTGGCAAA ATTCTTCGAGGAATCCAGTGATGAGGAAAGGGATCATGCTGAGAAACTGATTAAGTACCAG AACAAAAGAGGAGGAAGGGTTAAACTTTTGCCAATAGTTACACCCCTGACTGAATTTGATCACCCTGAGAAGGGTGATGCTTTGTATG CAATGGAATTGGCTTTGGCTCTTGAGAAGCTGACAAATGAGAAACTACTCCAGTTACACAGT GTAGCTCAAAATGCCAATGATCCTCAACTGACTGACTTCATCGAGAGTGAGTTTCTCGAAGAGCAG GTGGAAACAATTAAAAAGGTCTCTGAATATGTTGCGCAGTTGAGGAGAGTTGGAAAGGGACATG GAGTTTGGCATTTCGACCAGAAACTTCTCCATGAAGGAGATGCAGCATGA
- the LOC122027844 gene encoding protein TONNEAU 1a-like: MDDYAREMMDLKTLVTRTLEKKGVLARIRAELRASVFEAIEEEDKVLVNEDNAPPALLGSCNDRAKQLHVSPSGRLLTALVSEYLEWAQLGHTLKVYLPECNLPKDFWKDELKDFSTRTNRDGESGPLLLDVLEGYLKYENLIQNRFAGGRLIDSQNDSVSNAETRNARRPSSSAAAPGGLPALSRPVPRNQSSERKSSSSIPMSRKDDYMWNYDVDDISEDVIRTANALENIHLDRKARHLTSSWRHSTEGTMDDNGSVDHRYSK; this comes from the exons ATGGACGACTACGCGAGGGAGATGATGGACCTCAAGACTCTCGTCACCCGCACCCTCGAGAAGAAAGGCGTCCTCGCCAGAATTAGG GCTGAGCTCAGGGCAAGTGTATTTGAAGCcatagaagaagaagataaagttCTTGTAAATGAGGACAATGCCCCTCCTGCACTACTAGGAAGCTGCAATGATCGAGCAAAGCAGCTGCATGTCTCTCCTTCAG GAAGGTTATTAACAGCATTAGTTTCTGAATATTTGGAATGGGCCCAGTTGGGTCACACTCTCAAAGTTTATCTACCTGAGTGCAATTTG CCAAAGGACTTCTGGAAAGATGAGTTGAAGGACTTTAGCACCAGAACAAACAGAGATGGTGAAAGCGGTCCATTACTATTAGATGTTCTTGAAGGATATCTAAAATATGAG AATTTGATTCAAAATAGGTTTGCTGGTGGGCGATTAATTGATTCGCAGAATGATTCAGTATCTAATGCTGAAACCAGGAATGCCCGAAGGCCATCTTCATCAGCTGCTGCTCCTGGAGGATTACCTGCATTGAGCAG GCCAGTCCCACGTAACCAGTCATCAG AACGAAAGTCAAGTTCCTCAATTCCCATGTCTAGGAAGGATGATTACATGTGGAACTATGATGTCGATGACATATCAGAGGATGTCATTCGAACGGCAAATGCTTTAGAAAACATTCATCTGGACAGAAAAGCTCGACATTTGACATCTTCTTGGAG GCATTCAACTGAGGGGACGATGGACGATAATGGCAGTGTTGATCATCGCTACTCAAAGTAA